The Rhineura floridana isolate rRhiFlo1 chromosome 17, rRhiFlo1.hap2, whole genome shotgun sequence genomic interval ATCAGTGTACTTCATATAAATAAGTATTCAGTGTAAGCCATGCTTAGTTCCAAGTACTTCAACTGTTTGGATATAGCAGTGAGTCCTATTTCAGATGTACAGAGGAAAAGAATGCCCACATTTCACAGAACAGCAGAAGCATTTTTTCGCTGATTCTTTCAGAAGAAAAAAGTTTCCAAAATTCCATGAAGACTATTTGCCTTTAGGAGCAATTTGAACTCCTAGCTCTTAAACATAGAATGGATACATAAAAATACTTGTCATGCAACAGTTGCACACAACTAGCAAAGAGCACGTCTCTTTCAATCATTCTTACAGAACATTTTTTCCAGTGACCATACTGGATTTTcagaaaatacagtgttaaatCCATTTAAGCAGGTGAAAACAAAATCGATCACTGCTTCAAactttattgttaaatttataaTTATAAAAATGTCAGACTTGTAGTTTAATTTCATATGTTTAGTTGCTGAACTGCCATTGCCAAGGTAAACTCGACACTATAAGAGGATTTCCAACTTGTGACCACAGGAAGAATCTAAGCCCAGACATCTGAGAGTGGCAACTCTGTACATGCAGCTACTGCACGCTTCTCATTTCTCCAAAGGACTGAGCTTTAGTGTAAGGAGGGTTAGCCAACTCATGTATAATTTGccaatttatcatcatcatctaactGGCCCTGAGCAAATAAATCATTTGGTGAAAGCAACCGTGTTCCAAATGCACATAACTAATCAAGTGGAGCCAACCCATTTTACAACTTTAACAAAAGTCAACCTACATACACTCTGGCAGAATAAACATGCAACAGTATTTTCAAAGAAACATTAACAGGGCTACTTTAAAGAGCAATTCTTTTCTGATGTAGTAGTGATGTTAAGGCTGAAAAGAGAGAGATTTATACTTTGCTCGGTGTTCATCTATTTCCTGTTTGGTTTTCTTGATACAACTAAAGATTTCCTTAAAGAGAAGTTTGTATTCAGGTGGAGTGTTTGAAGATAAGCAGGCTGGGTCAGCATTTGTGGATTCAGGTTCTCCAACACATATGTCCAAGGATACATTCCCCACATCTACATCTTTGGAATACTGTTTTGAAGTTTGTACAGCCTTATGTTTCAGTGACTCCTCGTCTACTTGACACTTTCTCAGAAGTTCTTCATACTTGACCTTCAAAGCATTATACTGTGCATCAACCTCATTAAGCAGAGAGATGCCCCTTTGCTTCACAGCTTTTGCCCGGCGGATACAGGTTTCTTCATGGCCTTTTAGAAGGTCCCCTCCTGCAGCACTGCCAAGAAAGGTCTCGCTGGTGCTTCTTTTCAGCACCCTTCTGTCAGGTTCTGGAACACATAAAAGCACCCCATCTGAAGGGCTCTGACTCAGATCTCTCTCTAAAGAGTCTTTAAACGAAATAAAAAAAGTCTCTGGAACAAGCTTTTCCACCCCATTAGCAAATGTGTTTTCAGACTGAAACATCTGCTTCATTTCAGCCACTTCAACCTCAAGCTCTTCAGCTCTGGCTCGGTACAGATCTACATCCACCAACCTCTGCTCAAGATCACAGTTCTCCTTCAGCATGAGAGTGTACTCTTCCTCCATTGTCCTCCTCTTCTCCTTTTCCAAGTTCAGCTGTGTTTGCAAGAGTgtcactgcttttttaaaattctgatttTCTTCCTCCAGAGGACTCAGCTGGCTATCCATAGAAGTAATTTTTTCCGCAAAAACATGGTCATAAACAAAATACCTaggcacacacaaaaagagcCAACAAAAAGCATTAGTCTACTCTTCCCCATAAATCTCACTTTTATTGTATACAAATACCACCACAGATGAATATAGCAATGTGTTAATTTCTGGTAATGATCCCAGAGTGAAAGAGCTGGCTGTATTAGATTCCTATAAAAACTAGAGTTTGTGCCTTGCATTGTGGGAGGCTAGAATCACCTAGGTAAGCATTCTATAGTTAAATCACCAACTAAACCAGATAATTGTCTTTGGAAAGAAGATCTCCGTCGTGGTACCTGGGAGACTATTTTGCTGTTTCTACTGTCCTGCAATTCAGAGAACACACCTCAATATCAAGAGCTTATAACAGTAACTATCAAGTCTTCATCCTTCCTCCATCCCAATTCCTATGATTCTGCAGCAGCTGTGTGGTTTTTAGAGAACCAGTACTGTTCATAGGCTACAATAATAATTCTGGAATGACACAAACCATTAATGGttgaccttaaaaaaaaaaaaaaaacccaaattagTTTTGTCATCAGTTGGCCTGTGAAAAGGAAACAAGCTAACCTGTAGACCTTTACAGAGCTAATGCAACAGAGCAAACCCATGTTTTTCAGGATCTCTGTTTATGAAGAGACTTCTGATCAACAACACAGCTGTTTTCAGCCAAAGAGGGAAGATGGTCAGAAAAATATACAGGTGAAGTGGATTTTAGAGTTGGAAGGACAGACTTTCTCAACGTAGGTATCTGACTTTTGTTTAGTCATATGCCATCACTAAACTTGACAAATTCTCTAATCAGCATATGAATGACTTCTTACTCCTTTATCACAACCAACCAAACAACTTTTCCACAGAAAATTAGCACTTTTTAAATAAGCTTGAGACTTACTTGCGAAGGTCATACAATTCCTTCAGACATGAAAAACTGTGAACAGATCTTGGCTGCTCATACTGTTCACGGGTCATAAGGCCTTGCCCAGAATTCTTCAGCTCTTCCACTTGTCTCTGGAGGTCATCAATGTGGGTTTGAAGACTTTCAATTGTCTCAGTCAGGCTAAAAAATGGCATACACAAAATTGTCAAAGTCAAATTTGAGTCATCAACTGCAGCTCAGACTGCAGTTTGTCAGTCATGAACTTTGGGCCTTTTGGTTATTACTTGACCCTCAAAGTGAGATGGAGGGACAGCATCAGGGTCCATTCGCCACCATCCTGTGTGGAAAAGGTTAACAAGCACACCCAGAAAATCCACATTTACTGaacacctttcttgtcctcctcgatctctca includes:
- the CDR2 gene encoding cerebellar degeneration-related protein 2 isoform X1 produces the protein MLTDSLVEEFEIRDDEPWYDQQDLQQDLHLAAELGKTLLDRNTELETSLQQMYSTNQEQLQEIEYLTKQVELLRQMNDQHAKVYEQLDVTARELEDANQKLVSDSRASQQKILSLTETIESLQTHIDDLQRQVEELKNSGQGLMTREQYEQPRSVHSFSCLKELYDLRKYFVYDHVFAEKITSMDSQLSPLEEENQNFKKAVTLLQTQLNLEKEKRRTMEEEYTLMLKENCDLEQRLVDVDLYRARAEELEVEVAEMKQMFQSENTFANGVEKLVPETFFISFKDSLERDLSQSPSDGVLLCVPEPDRRVLKRSTSETFLGSAAGGDLLKGHEETCIRRAKAVKQRGISLLNEVDAQYNALKVKYEELLRKCQVDEESLKHKAVQTSKQYSKDVDVGNVSLDICVGEPESTNADPACLSSNTPPEYKLLFKEIFSCIKKTKQEIDEHRAKYKSLSFQP
- the CDR2 gene encoding cerebellar degeneration-related protein 2 isoform X2; amino-acid sequence: MLTDSLVEEFEIRDDEPWYDQQDLQQDLHLAAELGKTLLDRNTELETSLQQMYSTNQEQLQEIEYLTKQVELLRQMNDQHAKVYEQLDVTARELEDANQKLVSDSRASQQKILSLTETIESLQTHIDDLQRQVEELKNSGQGLMTREQYEQPRSVHSFSCLKELYDLRKYFVYDHVFAEKITSMDSQLSPLEEENQNFKKAVTLLQTQLNLEKEKRRTMEEEYTLMLKENCDLEQRT